Part of the Methanobacterium paludis genome is shown below.
AGAGGATTTGTATATTTCTTTATAGGAATCATATTAACCCTTTATATTTTTAAATTCAACATGGCAATTGCGAACGCCGCCATACTGATTCTGCTTTTTGGAGATTCTGTTTCAACCCTTGTGGGTCGTAGGTTTGGCAAACACCTCCTACCCTTTCAAAACAGGAAGACATTTGAAGGAAGTCTAGCATTCCTTTTTGTAGGGTTTTTACTGGCTTTTACACAGGTTCCAGTAATTCCGGCATTTTTTGGAGCATTATCAGGTATGATCACAGAGGCCTACAGCCCCATAGATGATAACATTCCAATACCACTTGTATCTGGTGCCATCATCAGTTTAGTTATGTATCTAATTTGAATTCTACTTCTAAAACTGTTCAATGGATATTCAATTGAAACTATTCAATAAAATATGAAATTATTCAATAATTTTAATTCTAAATCAGAGGCGTATGGCTCTTTCATGCTTGAAGTACCTCACGGTAATCAAAAATATGAAGGAAGATAAAAACACCGTGGGTAATGACAGCAACATGATTTCAGGATTTATATTTGGTGTTGATGCCAGTTTAACCATCAAAACTGTTGGTATGAAGTTTAAAATGCCTTCAAAGTATGATGAGGTTATAAATAATGGCATGAATAGTAAAAAGGTTGCAAACACCAGCAGCATGGTTATTGCAGAGTTAGCCTCTTTGGTACTGTCAACCAGCATAGATATGAATATTCCCGCCCCGATAAAACCCAAACCTACGAAAAAGAGTATGAAAATCAGGGAAAATGAGTTGTATATTGGTACGTGAAGAATTTCCAGAATCAACATCCATGCAACACTCTGAACAAGAGAAAAAATTAGTATAGGCAATGTTTTTCCTAAAATAACCATTGAACTGGAAATTGGTGCCATTAAAAGAATTTCAAAGGTTTTTCTCTCTCTTTCTCCTACTATGCTGTCTGTTACTATGTTACCTGCAAGGAATATGGGCAGAAGAAGGATAAATGGTACTATGAAACCGTACATGATCTCCACAAAGTAAGGGCTGTCCAGGGCTATACCTGCATCCTGATTCTTTTTAACTCCAACAACGTTTAAAGTCACCAGATTCTGGACTTTTTGGATATCAGAATCGTTGACCCCTGCAGATTCTAACCTTTTTTCGACTTTAAATTTGTTAACAGCACTGTTTACCTTGGTGGACACCACAGGATAAAAAACATTGGCAGTATCCATGTGCACAGTTACATCTTGCTTTGGTTGAGATGAAACCTCAACAACAGCAACCAACCGGGTTCCAAGAAGATTATTTGCCTGATTCAT
Proteins encoded:
- a CDS encoding diacylglycerol/polyprenol kinase family protein, which gives rise to MKKEVVRQLVHASGVFIVILGMFVKAELLILLCIGIVVLVEMMFKLDKHHDIPLFSTIFRTCKRRDDERGFVYFFIGIILTLYIFKFNMAIANAAILILLFGDSVSTLVGRRFGKHLLPFQNRKTFEGSLAFLFVGFLLAFTQVPVIPAFFGALSGMITEAYSPIDDNIPIPLVSGAIISLVMYLI
- a CDS encoding ABC transporter permease codes for the protein MKLITLAKKEAQDILRNKIYLLVVFVQVFIIFGAFGLAVASSIAMDPNLLDSYGLSSSLKVGISQDLNGSALAKDLEAQNLNLIYFKDMNQANNLLGTRLVAVVEVSSQPKQDVTVHMDTANVFYPVVSTKVNSAVNKFKVEKRLESAGVNDSDIQKVQNLVTLNVVGVKKNQDAGIALDSPYFVEIMYGFIVPFILLLPIFLAGNIVTDSIVGERERKTFEILLMAPISSSMVILGKTLPILIFSLVQSVAWMLILEILHVPIYNSFSLIFILFFVGLGFIGAGIFISMLVDSTKEANSAITMLLVFATFLLFMPLFITSSYFEGILNFIPTVLMVKLASTPNINPEIMLLSLPTVFLSSFIFLITVRYFKHERAIRL